In Prunus dulcis chromosome 2, ALMONDv2, whole genome shotgun sequence, a single genomic region encodes these proteins:
- the LOC117617516 gene encoding CCR4-NOT transcription complex subunit 1 isoform X1: MLKFSPTTASQIRFLLQSLNDANSDSVLRELSQFTEYGIEGSILLLQTCLGHLTNYGTDLKNVALERVLSSVFKYLLDRPNFNTVFCESLRNTEINEGILENFSNALHLSVCEKIAIGLALLDSENLDSRTCGKNFCMAQIQKLCENPVAMNSSEQIQNTVMFLQRSDGLSKHVDSFMQMLSLLQLKDDSLFVLTPLLSDELRDANFLSNVGLFHESGENDFDAILAEMEKEMSMGDIMKELGYGCTVDSSQCKEILSLFLPLTEFTISKILGMISCTHAGLEDNQNTFSTFRLALGDSTLSDMPMLNTWNIDVLVDTIKQLAPSTNWIRVMENLDHEGFYIPNQEAFSFFMSVYQHVCQEPFPLHVICGSVWKNTEGQLSFLRHAVSAPPEVFTFAHSVRQLAYIDAVHGHKLQLGHANHAWLCLDLLDVLCLLAERGHALAVRSMLEYPLKHCPEVLLLGMAHINTAYNLLQYEVSFTVFPMIVKNSMGSGMINHLWHINISLVLRGFVDAHNSDPDSMARILDICDELKILSSVLEMIPSPFSIRLAALASRKEFIDLEKWLSNNLNTYKDTFFEECVKFLKDIQFGGSQDFSTRPFQHSGAVSNLYVDTATTFSKVLKAHVGLITSSQLTEEMERLSVTIMDSNPRLQNGGTTESSTDGYADDIEAEANSYFHQMFSGQLTIDSMVQMLARFKESSVKREQSIFECMIANLFEEYRFFPKYPERQLKIAAVLFGSVIKHQLVTHLTLGIALRGVLDALRKPADSKMFVFGTKALEQFVDRLIEWPQYCNHILQISHLRSTHSELVAFIEQALARISSGHSDSDGSNHASAHHHGPSQASSGNVELNGSSILHTGQQLSSPLQLQQRHESSLDDRHKASTSSNDIKPLLSSAVQPSVIPLGDAPSIQKSQSAVSAPAMLSSSSPGFVRPSRGVTSTRFGSALNIETLVAAAEKRETPIEAPASEVQDKISFIINNISVANVEAKSKEFTEVMKDQYHPWFAQYMVMKRASIEPNFHDLYLKFLDKVNSKGLNKEIVQATYENCKVLLGSELIKSSSEERSLLKNLGSWLGKLTIGRNQVLRAREIDPKSLIIEAYEKGLMIAVIPFTSKILEPCQSSLAYQPPNPWTMGILGLLAEIYSMPNLKMNLKFDIEVLFKNLGVDLKEITPSSLLKDRNRELEGNPDFSNKDVGASQPQMVAEVKSGIISPLNQVDLPLEVAPSSGSHTHLLPQYGTPLHLPPGTFNEDEKLAALGLSDQIPSAQGLLQATPSQSPFSVSQLPTQIPNIGTHVIINQKLTGLGLQLHFQRVVPIAMDRAIKEIVSGIVQRSVSIATQTTKELVLKDYAMESDETRIFNAAHLMVASLAGSLAHVTCKEPLRSSISTQLRNSLQGLNIASDLLEHAVQLVTNDNLDLGCAVIEQAATDKAIQTIDGEIAQQLSLRRKRDGVGATFFDTNIYTQGSMGVVPEALRPKPGHLSLSQQRVYEDFVRLPWQNQSSQNSHVLPAGTPASGQLNTGYSAGPGSKFDAVSRPLDEGIEPNSALHLSASSIHVGVGDGVSQQSSENDSVIGSFPSAASAPELQSVESSDAVKESGVSSQPLPSPAVTERLGSNISEPSLNTRDALDKYQIVAQKLEALVTSDARDVEIQGVIGEVPEIILRCVSRDEAALAVAQKVFKGLYENASNHIHVGAHLAILTAIRDVCKLVVKELTSWVIYSEEERKFNKDITVGLIHSELLNLAEYNVHMAKLIDGGRNKPATEFSISLLQTLVIEESKVISELHNLVDALAKLAAKPGSPESLQQLVEMVKNPASNVAAPSAINVGKEDKARQSRDKKAPVHSPVNREDFSNVESVEPDPAGFREQVSMLFAEWYRICELPGANDAACAHFILQLHQNGLLKGDEMTERFFRVLTELSVAHCVSSEVMNPGTLQTPQQVQSLSFLAIDIYAKLVFSILKGSNKLFLLTKILTVTVRFIQKDAEEKKASFNPRPYFRLFVNWLLDLGSLDPVVDGANFQILSAFANAFNALQPVKVPTFSFAWLELVSHRSFMPKMLAGNGQKGWPLIQRLLVHLFQFMEPFLRNAELGVPVHFLYKGTLRVLLVLLHDFPEFLCDYHFTFCDVIPPSCIQMRNIILSAFPRNMRLPDPSTPNLKIDLLAEISQSPRILSEVDATLKLKQMKTDVDEYLKTRQQGSSFLTELKQKLLLPSNDVALAGTRYNVPLINSLVLYVGMQAIQQLQSRTPHAQSPQSVPFAVYLVGAALDIFQTLIVDLDTEGRYLFLNAIANQLRYPNTHTHYFSFIVLYLFAESNQHEIIQEQITRVLLERLIVNRPHPWGLLITFIELIKNPRYQFWNRAFIRCAPEIEKLFESVSRSCGGPKPVDESMVSGWVSESAH; encoded by the exons AACTCCATTGCTTTCAGATGAGCTTCGTGATGCCAATTTTTTGAG CAATGTGGGTTTGTTCCATGAAAGTGGAGAAAATGATTTTGATGCTATTTTAGCAGAAATGGAGAAGGAAATGAGCATGGGAGATATAATGAAGGAATTAGGTTATGGATGCACAGTTGACTCATCTCAGTGTAAAGAGATTTTATCCCTTTTCTTACCACTCACTGAGTTTACTATCTCAAAAATACTTGGCATGATTTCCTGTACTCATGCTGGTCTCGAGGACAATCAGAATACATTTTCAACCTTCCGGTTGGCGCTTGGTGACAGCACTTTGTCTGACATGCCTATGTTGAACACCTGGAATATTGATGTCCTTGTAGATACAATCAAGCAACTT GCTCCCAGCACCAACTGGATACGGGTTATGGAAAATTTGGATCATGAGGGATTTTACATTCCTAATCAGGaggctttctcttttttcatgtCTGTATATCAGCATGTGTGTCAG GAGCCCTTTCCCCTCCATGTCATCTGTGGGTCTGTCTGGAAGAATACCGAGGGTCAGCTATCCTTTCTTAGACATGCTGTATCAGCACCACCTGAAGTGTTTACCTTTGCTCATTCTGTTAGGCAGCTG GCCTATATTGATGCTGTGCATGGCCATAAGCTTCAACTTGGACATGCAAATCATGCGTGGTTGTGTCTTGACCTTTTGGATGTACTGTGTCTACTAGCTGAGAGGGGTCATGCTCTTGCAGTTCGATCGATGCTTGAGTATCCTCTTAAACACTGTCCTGAAGTCCTGCTTCTTGGGATGGCACATATAAAT ACTGCATACAACCTGCTGCAATATGAAGTGTCTTTTACTGTTTTCCCCATGATAGTAAAAAATTCCATGGGCAGTGGCATGATTAACCACCTCTGGCATATTAACATCTCGCTGGTGCTGCGGGGATTCGTTGATGCTCACAATAGTGATCCAGATAGCATGGCTAGAATATTGGATATCTGTGACGAGCTAAAG ATTCTGTCATCCGTCTTAGAGATGATTCCTTCCCCTTTTAGTATCAGACTGGCGGCTCTTGCTTCCAGAAAAGAGTTTATAGACCTTGAGAAGTGGTTGAGTAATAATTTGAATACATATAAAGACACTTTCTTTGAG GAGTGCGTCAAGTTCTTGAAGGATATTCAATTTGGTGGATCACAGGATTTTTCCACCAGACCTTTCCAACATTCTGGTGCTGTGTCAAATCTTTATGTGGACACTGCTACTACATTCTCTAAG GTTCTTAAAGCTCATGTTGGCTTGATTACCTCTAGCCAACTTACTGAGGAGATGGAAAGATTGTCTGTAACAATTATGGATTCTAATCCAAGGCTGCAGAATGGTGGCACTACAGAGTCATCAACTGATGGATATGCAGATGATATTGAAGCGGAAGCAAACTCTTACTTCCATCAAATGTTTTCTGGTCAGTTGACAATTGATTCAATGGTCCAAATGCTTGCCCGATTCAAGGAATCTTCTGTAAAAAG GGAACAGTCAATTTTTGAGTGCATGATTGCTAATCTGTTTGAAGAGTACAGATTCTTCCCCAAGTATCCTGAAAGACAGCTCAAAATTGCTGCAGTTCTCTTTG GTTCTGTCATCAAGCACCAGCTTGTAACTCATCTGACTCTTGGGATTGCTCTGCGTGGTGTTTTAGATGCATTACGCAAACCTGCGGATTCAAAA ATGTTTGTGTTTGGAACTAAGGCTTTGGAGCAGTTTGTGGATCGTCTGATTGAGTGGCCGCAGTATTGCAATCACATTCTTCAAATATCACATCTGCGTAGTACTCATTCAGAGCTCGTGGCTTTCATTGAACAGGCTCTTGCTAGGATTTCATCAGGCCATTCAGACTCAGATGGAAGCAACCATGCTTCTGCTCATCACCACGGTCCCAGTCAAGCTTCCTCAGGAAATGTGGAG TTAAATGGTTCGAGCATCTTACATACTGGGCAGCAATTATCATCTCCTCTCCAGCTCCAACAGAGACATGAAAGTTCTCTTGATGACCGTCATAAAGCCTCAACTTCATCCAATGACATAAAGCCACTTTTATCTTCTGCTGTGCAACCTTCGGTTATTCCTTTAGGCGATGCTCCTAGTATTCAGAAG TCACAAAGTGCAGTCAGTGCTCCGGCAatgttgtcttcttcttcccctgGTTTTGTTCGTCCTTCACGAGGAGTTACTTCTACAA GGTTTGGCTCTGCTTTGAACATCGAAACATTAGTTGCTGCTGCTGAGAAAAGAGAAACTCCCATTGAG GCTCCAGCATCAGAGGTTCAGGACAAGATatcatttataattaataatatttcagttgctAATGTTGAAGCCAAGTCAAAGGAGTTTACAGAAGTAATGAAAGATCAATACCATCCTTGGTTTGCGCAGTATATGGTTATGAAAAG GGCAAGCATTGAGCCGAATTTTCACGACTTGTACCTGAAATTTCTGGACAAAGTTAATTCTAAGGGTTTGAATAAGGAGATTGTTCAAGCTACTTATGAGAACTGCAAG GTTCTTCTTGGATCAGAGCTTATAAAATCAAGCTCAGAAGAGCGCTCGttgttaaaaaatttagggagCTGGCTTGGGAAGCTTACAATTGGAAGGAATCAAGTCTTAAGGGCTCGTGAAATAGATCCCAAGTCTTTGATTATAGAG GCATATGAGAAAGGGTTGATGATTGCAGTTATACCCTTTACTTCAAAG ATTCTGGAGCCATGCCAAAGTAGCCTGGCATACCAACCACCAAATCCCTGGACAATGGGTATTCTTGGATTACTTGCTGAGATCTATTCAATGCCAAACTTAAAGATGAACCTGAAGTTTGACATAGAG GTTCTATTCAAGAATCTTGGTGTGGATTTGAAGGAGATAACACCAAGTTCTCTTCTCAAGGATCGCAACAGAGAACTTGAAGGGAATCCTGATTTCTCTAACAAAGATGTTGGAGCATCCCAACCACAGATGGTTGCTGAAGTGAAATCTGGAATCATATCTCCACTAAATCAAGTTGATCTACCACTTGAGGTTGCGCCATCTTCTGGGAGCCATACACATCTATTACCTCAG TATGGCActcctcttcatcttccacCTGGTACCTTTAACGAGGATGAGAAGCTGGCTGCTTTAGGGTTGTCTGATCAGATTCCTTCTGCTCAAGGACTGTTGCAAGCTACTCCATCACAATCACCGTTTTCTGTGAGTCAG CTTCCCACACAAATACCTAATATCGGAACTCACGTAATCATCAACCAGAAGCTAACTGGCTTGGGATTGCAACTGCATTTTCAGAG AGTGGTTCCAATCGCAATGGACAGAGCTATCAAAGAGATAGTATCTGGTATTGTTCAGCGCAGTGTTTCTATAGCTACCCAGACCACTAAAGAGCTTGTTTTAAAG GATTATGCCATGGAATCAGATGAGACGAGAATATTTAATGCAGCTCACTTGATGGTTGCGAGTTTGGCAGGAAGTCTAGCTCATGTGACATGCAAG GAACCTTTGCGTAGTTCAATATCAACTCAGCTCAGGAATTCCCTTCAGGGATTAAATATTGCCAGTGATCTTCTAGAACATGCTGTACAACTTGTTACTAATGATAATCTGGATCTTGGCTGTGCAGTTATTGAACAGGCTGCGACTGATAAG GCCATACAAACAATTGACGGGGAAATAGCTCAACAGCTCTCATTAAGAAGGAAGAGAGATGGTGTTGGTGCAACCTTTTTTGATACTAACATCTATACTCAAGGTTCCATGGGCGTCGTGCCGGAGGCCCTTCGCCCTAAACCTGGGCATTTGTCCCTTTCTCAACAGCGAGTTTATGAG GACTTTGTTCGGCTACCCTGGCAGAACCAGTCTAGCCAGAACTCGCATGTTCTTCCTGCTGGTACTCCAGCATCAGGACAACTTAACACAGGCTACTCAGCAGGCCCTGGAAGCAAATTTGATGCAGTTTCTCGTCCGCTGGATGAGGGCATTGAACCCAATTCAGCTCTGCATCTTAg TGCTTCCTCTATTCATGTCGGGGTGGGTGATGGTGTTTCCCAGCAGAGTTCTGAAAATGATTCTGTCATTGGTTCATTTCCTTCTGCTGCTTCTGCCCCAGAGCTACAATCAGTAGAGTCGTCTGATGCTGTAAAG GAGTCTGGAGTTTCTTCACAGCCACTACCTTCACCTGCTGTAACTGAGCGTCTTGGAAGTAACATTTCAGAACCTTCTCTCAACACGAGGGATGCATTGGATAAATACCAGATTGTGGCACAAAAG TTGGAAGCTCTGGTAACTAGTGATGCTAGAGATGTAGAAATTCAG GGAGTCATTGGTGAAGTTCCTGAGATTATACTCAGATGTGTTAGTCGAGATGAGGCTGCCTTGGCTGTGGCTCAAAAG GTTTTCAAGGGTTTATACGAGAATGCATCCAACCATATTCATGTCGGTGCTCATCTTGCAATCCTGACTGCCATTCGTGATGTTTGCAAGCTTGTTGTTAAGGAGCTCACTAGTTGG GTTATTTATTCCGAGGAGGAGCGGAAGTTTAACAAAGATATTACTGTTGGCCTTATTCACAGTGAATTGCTAAACCTTGCAGAGTACAATGTTCATATGGCCAAACTTATTGACGGTGGCAGGAATA AGCCTGCAACTGAGTTTTCCATTTCCCTTCTCCAAACTTTGGTGATTGAAGAATCTAAAGTTATATCAGAACTTCATAATCTTGTTGATGCTTTGGCAAAG CTCGCTGCAAAGCCTGGATCTCCTGAGTCACTACAGCAGCTGGTTGAAATGGTGAAGAATCCTGCTTCTAATGTGGCTGCTCCATCTGCTATTAATGTTGGAAAGGAGGACAAGGCCAGACAATCTAGAGATAAAAAG GCTCCTGTTCACTCTCCTGTGAACAGGGAAGACTTTAGTAATGTGGAGTCTGTGGAACCTGATCCTGCTGGTTTCCGTGAGCAG GTGTCAATGTTGTTCGCCGAGTGGTACcggatttgtgaacttcctGGTGCAAATGATGCAGCTTGTGCCCATTTCATCTTACAGTTGCATCAAAATGGTCTGCTGAAGGGGGATGAAATGACAGAGCGGTTTTTCCGTGTCCTCACA GAGCTTTCTGTTGCACATTGCGTGTCTTCTGAGGTGATGAATCCAGGCACATTGCAAACACCACAACAAGTGCAGAGTCTCTCCTTCCTTGCCATTGATATCTATGCTAAACTTGTCTTCTCAATTTTGAAG GGATCGAATAAACTATTTCTCTTGACTAAG ATTTTAACAGTCACAGTGAGATTCATTCAAAAGGATGCAGAGGAAAAGAAAGCATCTTTCAATCCAAGACCATATTTTAGATTGTTTGTTAACTGGCTGCTGGACCTTGGTTCTCTGGATCCTGTGGTTGATGGTGCTAACTTTCAG ATCTTGTCAGCATTTGCAAATGCATTTAATGCTTTGCAGCCTGTTAAAGTTCCTACATTCAG CTTTGCATGGCTCGAGTTGGTGAGTCATAGGAGTTTTATGCCAAAAATGCTCGCTGGGAATGGCCAGAAGGGCTGGCCCCTTATCCAACGTTTGCTGGTACACTTGTTTCAATTCATGGAGCCATTTTTGAGGAACGCTGAACTAGGAGTTCCG GTTCATTTCCTGTATAAAGGCACGCTTAGGGTGCTGCTAGTGCTACTTCATGATTTCCCAGAATTTCTGTGTGATTATCACTTTACCTTCTGTGATGTTATTCCTCCAAGCTGCATTCAAATGCGAAATATCATTCTCAGTGCATTTCCCCGTAATATGAGGCTGCCGGATCCATCTACTCCAAACTTAAAG ATTGATTTGCTTGCTGAAATCAGTCAGTCTCCACGTATTCTTTCCGAGGTTGATGCAACTCTAAAATTGAAGCAGATGAAAACCGATGTGGACGAGTATCTCAAG ACAAGGCAACAAGGTTCTTCATTTCTGACTGAACTGAAGCAAAAATTGCTACTTCCATCAAACGATGTTGCCTTGGCTGGTACTCGTTACAACGTACCTCTCATCAACTCCCTTGTGCTTTATGTTGGGATGCAG GCTATCCAGCAGCTTCAGTCTAGAACACCTCATGCACAGTCTCCCCAAAGTGTTCCATTCGCTGTCTATTTGGTGGGTGCTGCTTTGGATATTTTTCAGACTCTGATAGTGGACCTAGATACTGAAGGGCGCTACCTTTTCCTAAATGCAATTGCAAACCAACTGCGCTATCCAAACACTCATACCCATTACTTTTCGTTCATTGTTCTTTACTTGTTTGCCGAATCAAACCAG CATGAAATTATCCAGGAGCAAATCACAAGAGTACTGTTGGAACGTCTGATTGTTAATCGACCGCATCCATGGGGTCTTCTGATTACCTTCATTGAGCTTATCAAG AACCCTAGATACCAGTTCTGGAACCGAGCTTTCATACGGTGTGCGCCAGAGATTGAAAAACTCTTTGAATCTGTCTCAAGATCTTGCGGCGGTCCAAAACCTGTGGATGAAAGCATGGTCTCAGGTTGGGTATCCGAGAGTGCACACTGA